The following are encoded together in the Streptomyces sp. NBC_00341 genome:
- a CDS encoding tyrosine-type recombinase/integrase, with translation MSELSSVLEAAVDDKRLARNPMHAKSVRWPKSPRERRDAWPMATALRVRDAINERNRIAVAVGLGCGLRQGEVFGLSPEDIDHERGMLHVRRQVQAIHGRLYFALPKGKKIRTVDLPPSVAEELKRHIEAFPPVEVELPWGKPEGERRKSSLLLTTRFGNAIAVNAWNTYTWKPALAKAGVIPPRAEGAKAWQWAAAPKDGFHVLRHTYASIMLEAGESVVTLARWLGRSSPAITLGYYAHFMPEAGSKGRGAIDGLLGEGGASAR, from the coding sequence ATGTCCGAGCTTTCCTCCGTCCTGGAAGCGGCCGTCGACGACAAGCGCCTCGCGCGCAACCCCATGCACGCAAAATCTGTGCGGTGGCCCAAGTCGCCACGGGAGCGGCGCGATGCGTGGCCGATGGCTACGGCACTGCGGGTCCGCGATGCCATCAACGAGCGGAACAGGATCGCCGTCGCAGTCGGTCTGGGCTGCGGACTCCGCCAGGGCGAGGTATTCGGGCTGAGTCCGGAGGACATCGACCATGAACGCGGCATGCTTCACGTTCGGCGCCAAGTGCAGGCGATTCACGGAAGGCTGTACTTCGCCCTGCCGAAGGGGAAGAAGATCCGCACCGTGGATCTGCCCCCCTCGGTGGCCGAGGAACTCAAGCGTCACATCGAAGCGTTCCCGCCGGTTGAGGTGGAGCTGCCGTGGGGGAAGCCGGAGGGGGAGAGGAGGAAGTCTTCTCTGCTGCTCACCACGCGCTTCGGCAACGCCATCGCGGTGAACGCGTGGAACACCTACACCTGGAAGCCGGCCTTGGCCAAGGCCGGTGTCATCCCGCCACGTGCCGAGGGGGCGAAAGCCTGGCAGTGGGCGGCGGCCCCGAAGGACGGTTTCCACGTGCTTCGGCACACCTACGCCTCGATCATGCTGGAAGCCGGAGAGTCCGTCGTGACCTTGGCGCGGTGGCTCGGACGTTCCTCGCCAGCGATCACTCTCGGTTATTATGCTCACTTCATGCCGGAGGCCGGCAGCAAGGGGCGCGGCGCCATCGACGGTCTGCTTGGGGAGGGCGGGGCATCGGCTCGCTAG
- a CDS encoding VOC family protein has translation MLKLTDFIIDCPEPKKLAAFYAEVTGEPVKPDSDDNWAGIKFGKIELAFQRVDNFRAPNWPDDEHPKQFHLDFEVDEFEPEEQRLTALGATLRKDSVGEEGYGWRVYTDPVGHPFCLCRNRRVQWIDGEPVGL, from the coding sequence ATGCTGAAGCTCACCGATTTCATCATCGACTGCCCCGAGCCCAAGAAGCTCGCGGCGTTCTACGCCGAGGTCACCGGCGAACCCGTCAAGCCCGACAGCGACGACAACTGGGCCGGCATCAAGTTCGGCAAGATCGAGCTCGCGTTCCAGCGCGTCGACAACTTCCGCGCACCGAACTGGCCCGACGACGAGCACCCCAAGCAGTTCCACCTCGACTTCGAAGTCGACGAGTTCGAACCCGAGGAACAGCGCCTCACCGCCCTCGGCGCCACCCTCCGCAAGGACTCCGTCGGCGAGGAGGGCTACGGCTGGCGCGTCTACACCGACCCGGTCGGCCACCCCTTCTGCCTGTGCCGCAACAGGCGCGTCCAGTGGATCGACGGCGAGCCCGTCGGGCTCTGA
- a CDS encoding M1 family metallopeptidase, with translation MVHYGLTLDYVPETNHLKGTAIITAQATQDLSRFNLDLSGLRLRSTTVQGAKAQVARAGDELLVTPAKTVRNREVFKTVVTYDGTPRTLKDDDGGLEGWMETDDGSTALGQPSGSMTWFPGNHHPSDKATYDTTVTVPKDEDGDPYDVISNGKLITEEDKGKTVTRHWRTEEPMASYLAHVSIGYFETHKGRTDDDVPVYVAIDPDEAEDSADVPDLVPEIVDWASKLFGPYPFSSAGAIVDHLPGLDYALETQTKPYFGEAPEEALLVHELAHQWFGNSVTPREWKDLWLSEGLATYAEWLWEEERGDRGTTEIFEDYYDGTDTESEGIWAFPPADPPGAGRVSDPPVYGRGAMVVHKVRRAVGDETFFDILRTWTRQHRHGNVDTRQFIALCESKSGKGLSALFNTWLFDEKKPSRM, from the coding sequence GTGGTGCACTACGGGCTGACGCTGGATTACGTGCCCGAGACCAACCACCTGAAGGGCACGGCGATCATCACAGCGCAGGCCACCCAGGACCTGAGCCGCTTCAACCTCGACCTTTCAGGGCTGCGGCTACGCAGCACCACGGTGCAGGGAGCCAAGGCCCAAGTCGCTCGCGCGGGAGACGAATTGCTCGTGACACCAGCGAAGACGGTGAGGAACCGCGAAGTCTTCAAGACAGTCGTCACCTACGACGGCACACCGCGCACGCTCAAGGACGACGACGGAGGCCTAGAAGGCTGGATGGAGACCGACGACGGCTCGACGGCCCTGGGTCAGCCGTCCGGCTCCATGACCTGGTTTCCGGGCAACCACCACCCGTCGGACAAGGCCACGTACGACACCACGGTCACCGTGCCCAAGGACGAGGACGGCGACCCCTACGACGTGATCAGTAACGGCAAGCTGATCACGGAGGAGGACAAAGGGAAAACGGTAACCCGCCACTGGCGCACCGAGGAGCCCATGGCCAGCTACCTCGCACACGTCTCCATCGGATACTTCGAGACCCACAAGGGGCGGACGGACGATGACGTGCCCGTCTACGTCGCCATCGACCCCGACGAGGCCGAAGACTCCGCCGATGTCCCAGACCTGGTGCCTGAGATCGTCGACTGGGCCAGCAAACTCTTCGGCCCCTACCCCTTCTCCTCCGCCGGTGCCATCGTCGACCACCTTCCCGGGCTCGACTACGCCCTGGAGACCCAGACCAAGCCCTACTTCGGCGAGGCGCCCGAAGAGGCGCTGCTCGTGCACGAACTGGCACACCAGTGGTTCGGCAACTCCGTCACCCCACGCGAGTGGAAGGACCTGTGGCTCAGTGAGGGTCTGGCCACCTACGCGGAGTGGCTCTGGGAAGAGGAGCGGGGCGACAGGGGCACCACGGAGATCTTCGAGGATTACTACGACGGCACGGACACCGAGAGCGAGGGCATCTGGGCGTTCCCGCCGGCGGATCCGCCCGGCGCAGGACGCGTCTCAGATCCGCCTGTCTACGGACGCGGTGCCATGGTCGTGCACAAGGTGCGCAGGGCTGTCGGCGACGAGACCTTCTTCGACATCCTTCGTACCTGGACCCGGCAGCACCGGCACGGCAATGTTGACACCCGGCAGTTCATCGCCCTGTGCGAGAGCAAGTCCGGGAAGGGCTTGAGCGCGCTCTTCAACACCTGGCTCTTCGACGAGAAGAAGCCCTCCCGGATGTGA